A stretch of the Rosa rugosa chromosome 5, drRosRugo1.1, whole genome shotgun sequence genome encodes the following:
- the LOC133709474 gene encoding 65-kDa microtubule-associated protein 6-like has protein sequence MLALGSPTISFRASSGCNHLLKELQQIWNDIGESAADQDRMLLELERECLEVYRRKVDEAANTKARLHQSVAAKEAELATLMATLGELNIDSPIRREKRSSSLKEKLASVAPLLDNLKIKKEARMKQFSDIRTQIEKISEEISGYDHLNSSLISSLTLDEHDLSSRKLTEYQAHLHTLQKEKSDRLQKVLEYINEVHSLCGVLGLDFGKTVSEVDPSLQRTNTEQSTNISNSTLEGLEQTIFKLKTERKARIQKLKDVVASLYELWNLMDSSKEEMNKFSRITYILGNAEPEITHLGLLSTDVIEQASAEVERLTELKASRMKELVMKRRSELEEICRMTHIEPDTNTAAEKSSALIDSGLVDPSELLANIEAQILKVKEEALSRKEITDRIDRWLFACEEENWLEDYNQDDSRYSAGRGVHINLKRAERARVTVNKIPAIVDNLINKTLAWENERKTLFLYDGVRLVSILEDYKVSRRQKEEEKKRSRDQKKIQDLLLTEKEAMYGSRPSPRKSNSFRKPNGYRANGNGSMTPTPRRNSVGSGTPELLTPRSYSGRQNGYFKEMRRLSTAPLNFVAISKEDTMSYATSVCGSVLGSPPRD, from the exons caaatATGGAATGACATTGGTGAGAGTGCGGCAGACCAAGACCGCATGTTGTTGGAGTTGGAAAGGGAATGCTTAGAAGTTTACAGGAGGAAGGTTGATGAAGCTGCCAATACCAAGGCACGCCTTCATCAGTCCGTTGCAGCAAAAGAAGCTGAGCTCGCCACTCTCATGGCTACTCTGGGGGAACTCAATATTGATTCACCG ATACGGAGGGAAAAGAGATCAagttctttgaaagagaaactCGCATCTGTTGCACCACTGCTAGACAAtctaaaaataaagaaagaggcACGAATGAAGCAATTTTCAGATATAAGGACACAAATTGAGAAGATCAGCGAGGAAATATCTGGTTATGATCATCTCAACAGTTCTTTGATCAGTTCATTAACCCTTGATGAACATGACTTGTCATCGAGGAAGCTAACTGAATATCAAGCACATCTGCACACCCTTCAAAAGGAGAAG TCTGACCGCCTTCAGAAGGTTTTGGAATATATCAATGAGGTTCATTCTCTTTGCGGTGTGCTTGGCTTGGATTTTGGTAAAACTGTAAGTGAAGTAGATCCTAGCTTGCAGAGGACAAACACAGAACAGTCCACGAACATCAGCAATAGCACATTGGAGGGTCTAGAGCAGACCATTTTCAAGTTGAAAACCGAAAGAAAAGCTCGAATCCAGAAG CTAAAAGATGTCGTAGCATCCCTCTATGAACTTTGGAATTTGATGGACTCTTCAAAAGAAGAAATGAATAAATTTTCAAGGATTACTTACATTCTTGGAAATGCAGAACCAGAAATTACACATCTTGGCTTACTTTCAACAGATGTTATTGAACAG GCATCGGCAGAAGTGGAGAGACTCACTGAATTGAAAGCAAGTAGAATGAAAGAGCTCGTTATGAAAAGGAGGTCTGAATTAGAGGAAATATGCAGAATGACTCACATTGAACCTGATACCAACACAGCTGCTGAGAAATCAAGTGCATTGATAGATTCTG GTCTAGTAGATCCGTCCGAACTTCTGGCAAACATAGAAGCACAGATACTCAAAGTTAAAGAAGAAGCTCTAAGTCGAAAAGAAATTACGGATAGGATAGACCGGTGGCTATTTGCTTGTGAAGAGGAAAATTGGCTCGAAGACTACAATCAA GATGATAGTCGGTACAGTGCTGGGAGAGGGGTTCACATTAACCTTAAACGTGCAGAACGTGCTCGAGTGACTGTAAACAAAATTCCAG CAATTGTTGACAATTTGATAAACAAAACACTGGCCTGGGAAAACGAGAGAAAGACATTATTTCTTTATGATGGG GTACGCTTGGTGTCAATACTAGAGGATTACAAGGTGAGCAGGCGGCAGAAGGAAGAGGAGAAGAAGCGATCTAGG GACCAAAAGAAGATCCAAGATCTTCTCCTCACAGAGAAAGAGGCCATGTATGGGTCTAGACCTAGTCCTAGAAAAAGTAATAGCTTCAGAAAACCAAATGGATATCGTGCAAATGGAAATGGATCCATGACTCCTACCCCTCGGCGGAACTCAGTTGGCAGCGGCACTCCGGAGCTCTTAACACCCCGATCTTACTCAGGGCGCCAAAATGGATATTTCAAGGAAATGAGACGATTGTCTACTGCACCACTGAACTTTGTGGCCATATCAAAAGAAGATACAATGTCATATGCTACATCTGTTTGTGGTTCAGTGTTAGGCTCCCCCCCTCGTGATTAA